tattcatgaattatctttgaaaaatgcctggttaccccaaattttctttttggatttcaataggacttgttaagatctacatttcctgcataatcacacaccggggaaaaaatatctttaattagtaggcaccgtccttaagggcAAAAGCAATTTCAAGTTCATTTGGAGAACCTCATCACTTCAACAACAAGATCAGTAGTTTCTGGTCACCACTCAACCCAAATTGATAAATGTAAAAATCAATAACCTTGGTCTCTAATAACTCTGCAgtcaaaaaaagaacaaaccaTTTTCAAACTGAACTCAATGAATGCAGAGAAGCTATGACAACCTTCATTAGAGTTCCTTTTCCGGGCAAAAGGAAGAGCAATATTGCTGCTCTTTAAACTTAATCCTACAATAGCTGACCAGGTGAGAAACTTTGTTCATTAAGGCGGTAACTTACACATTTCATCAGTTATTGTGACTTAGTAAAAGGATAAGAAAATTCTGCCCTTTCCagcaaaccaatcagattacTAAATTCCCAGAATATCACCCACTTATgatcaaagaaataattaaatttaataCTATGTTAAAGACACAAATTTGATTAGTACTTATTATGAACACATTAAGTGGATCTAATTGCAAACCAGTCAAGCTAAAATTAATAACACTCACAATTGCCAAAACTGTTGGACATATTGAATAACATAACATTTTTCTGTACCAGAATGACATAAATTTCAATACAGTGATACCTGCAAAAACTAATGAATACATAAAACAGTACTAACTGCAATCCCCACCAACTCAACCATGTGCAAACTGCTTAACAAGAGCAAATGCACGATTCAGCATAAGACTAAAACATTAGCAAATACATTAAGCaatataaaaattattcatAATAAAATACGAGGACACAAATTATCGCCACCTACCACTCCAACTGCTGAGGGAATGATTGCATTCACAGTTGCCACCACACATCCAACGCATGCACCTTTCCCAAGATGCATATCAGGCATGGCTGCCACATGTGAATGTATGATTGGCAACTTTGCCAAGGAAAGAAGCTGATCTGTTGCATCTTTTTCAACTGGAACTCCTTTAACCCATGCTTTTACAGGGGCACCGTTCTGAAAAGACAGAAAGAAAAGGTTGTAAGATTCATTTTCTGCTACAAACAATCTAAAAAGTCATGCCTTGGAAAATACTTAAAGGCAGGCTTTTTATGTTTCCAGCACTTGCCTTCCTTTTGTACCAACCAAGTGCCATAATAATTCCTTCATTAACTTCAACAAATATCTTTTTCTATTCAAGCTTAGGAATGTCAATGTTACCTGATTTACCAAACAGAATGATTTACTGAGTGCTCAAGAATAGTAatcattattgttaatttacaatttattGTGGAAATTATTTGTTCCACTAGGATAGCCCACCCACCATCATACCTTGCTCCCTTCATTTTCATGGGTTGATTTAAGAAAATGTGGGAGGGTGGGTGTTTTGGCTGGTATGTGAGTAACATCTATTAGTGAAGGAAGATACTGTTAAAATGTGGAGATCGTATCCTTATCAGCCTTGAAAAGGTGCTTACTGTCGCTACAAAGTTATTGAAGAAAAATTAAGCGAACAATAGCGCCTTTTCATGAAATCACCTTTCAGCTCATACATGACAGCGAAGCCCTCGACCAGACGTGTTTAGAAATACCATGGAATGCTTACATTTTTTCCATCACCAAGCAGAATGTAAGAAGAAATGCTCTTTACAATTCCCTCTCGTTTAGACAAAGGAACCACACGCTCAAATCTTCGTTCAAAGGAAAGTAGAAGGCCTCGGACACTCCATCGAAACATGCTTCCCAATAACATTACGTCCCAGTCCTTCTTCTCGCTTTATATTATTTTGAGCAGCTAGAGGGAGGATGGGTCCAAGTAATTATTGGATGTTCCCGTGGAGActgttgaagattttttttGGACCTTGTTAGGAATTCAAATCAATTGTAGAAATTAGAGAAAAATAACAATCGTTCCActtgtataatttttttattttgacaataTTGGCAGCCACAGGGAAATGCAGTTCTAAAACTGTCAGAACTTACGTGCATGTAAGAGGAGAGTTCACGGTATTCAAGAAACTTCTTCACATAAATATAGTGGGAATTTATTGTCAACACTTAAATATGTCCTTGGGCAAGAGAGATCGTCTCAGATGTTGAGAAATCACTGTGTATGTCATGCACATAAGCCATTCCATTTTGTTAATGTTAATCGTGCTTAtctattccaaattgcactcaaaatcatgtgattacctatacaagtTACCACTGCACATAGATAGCAAAGCTGATATCTCAAGCAATAGCACTGACAACGGGCTGGCATTCTCAATGGCAGATTTGTTCTGATTTGACCCTTGTAAACCTTTTTGATGTACCAAATTTTCAAGTCAGAAAAAGATAGCTCACAtcgaatttcttttttaatccaTTTTAAGCAATTTCATTTTGCACACTGCACAACTGAATTCAAATACCATCCCTGATGTGAAATCTTTCTGGACATTGACCAGAATTCATGCAGACCTTAAAAATTAAGAATAATTCTTATTGATTTCTATGAAGGCCTGCATCATTTCAAAGGCATATAGGCACACAGTACAGTGGGCACCATCCAATgaattagggagattaaaattcAAATCAACAACAAGCAAGAAAATTAGTTGTGACACAGGGTTGTCCAAATAAGCTGGCTGCCGGCACATTTCACTGTCTTCTGTGATAAATGCACTGGCTTCTCTGAACACACATAGCTCAATTTTACAAGCATTAGGAAAACTAAAATTAGGAAGTCTCCCCTGTTATTTTCCCCATCTCTCATGCTACTTTAAATCTCTTTGACAAGCCTGTGACACTTCAGTGAAAAGtctgaacaacaacaacaatcccGTCTTCCATAATCCCCTTTCAGTGAGTTTATTCTTGGATTGCAACCATCTTGGTGgttaaaacaatagcaaaatgtcactcaagttttCCATAATAAAAGAGTCAAATCACTAAAAGACTTTTTCACTattgttctttccaccaacatggctgccgtgacaTCAGGAACAAGCCATCGATAATTGGAGCCTATTCGAGAATTCATTAAACCATGGCTAGTTTCAAATTGTCCCAGGAAAATAGAATTATGTCAAGATTCAGGTGCCTCAACTCCAACTATATTCTTTTGCTCTGGCACGATAAAAGAAACCCTAGTTAGTGATTTAATCAACCAGAATTATGagtctgtgaaaaaaaaaaagatctcaTTATTTCTTGCATATTATCACACGCCACTTGAGTTGTCAATCATCATCTGATTCTTCTCCTGGTTTTCTGATCAAATTTCGAACATTCAGGAAGTCAACTAACTTATTGACATCATTGCCAGAGGCCAAATCAACTATGTCTGTTGGTATTCTATTTACATGTGCTGGATTAGGTTGGACCCCTCCTGCACTTGTCACATATTTAAACACTCCGTGGAACTTTCcatcatcctcatcatcatcatcactgttGGCAACACCACAAGAAAATTGAGTAGTATCATTCAGTTCGTCCCACGTAAATAACAGAGGGTTAGTTTGACGACCAAATGGATTAAAATCAATGAGCAGAACTTTTTGTGATGAACATCTGTAAACATCAAATGTAAAAGTTGAGTCAGCAAATTTCTTCAGCAATTTTTTCTTATAAAATCCACTTATGTCCTCACAAATGTCTTGTTCATTTTGTGATATGAACTCATAGCAGCTTGCTACATCCCTTTGAGAGATTGCAATCAGCTGATCCTCTCTCACAAAACATCGAAATTCCATCCCTGGATTGATGTCCTTCCATTTACGAAGGACAAGCTCAAAGCCTTCAGTCATACATCCTTGGCCATCTTCGCAGTGCTCGAAAGTGTCAAACAAGATCTTAGAAATTTTATCAGAACTTTTCAATGAAAGATAGATATCATTTGGACTTTGGCACTTCAGAGTACCGTCAAATGAAATCCAGGCCGCGTCCAAGGGAGAACACCAGTTTAATTTTGGAAATACGAAGCCCTCTAAATCGGTGATAGATTCCTTGATTCCTGAATCGACTTCATTGAATTCGGGAGCATTTATGGTTTCTTGGCTGGGATCCTCTCCTAAAGCCAGCCACTCTTCAGAATCGCTCTCAATTTCGTCACAAGTGTTCGTCGCACGAACTGGATCACCAGGAAGAACGACATTATCAGCCTTAAGATAATCAACAAACTCCTTTGAAAGAGGAATTACTCGACTTCTTATGGTAATATTCTTGAATTTTGGATACCAAACTGAAAAATTACAATTCAACACGTGTTGCCGTTTCATTTTCGTTTGAACAGCAAAGCTTCGACGGAAATTCACTTTCGCTTATCTTAGACATCCGTCAAGAAGTTCAACAAAACGCCTTATTTCTCCAGTACTTTTTCCTTCATCTCACACATTGATGTGTGTAAGACACGCGGCCTTCAAGTCTTTCCCTTCCCGgctgattatcgacaaaatccGATTGAGTTCCGGAGCCACCTCGAAGTATGATTGACTGATTAATGAGTTCTGCGCAAACAACGCAGGAGTTTATGGGTAGGTTCATTGTCTTGATCCCGATGGCCCGTATAACAACAACATGGCGGCTACCATGAAGTGGAAGCGTGTGACGAATTCTTCAGGCCCTGTTCCGCGGCCAAGGCATGGACATCGTGCTGTGTCGATCAGAGAACTAATGGTTGTTTTTGGAGGTGGAAATGAGGGTATTGTCGACGAACTTCACGTCTACAACACAGGTACGCAGTTTGCTTACGACACGAAAACATGGCGGCCTCTATGTCGTTGACATTCGCGCCATATTTTTGCGTCGCCGTTTATGGTGTCTAGTGAAGACCCGAAAGTTGAAATTCACCTTCTGTTTCTTACGATAGCGTGTTTCGTGTTTTTAGCGACAAACCAATGGTTTGTTCCCGCAGTTCGCGGAGATGTCCCTCCTGGTTGTGCTGCCTACGGCTTCATCGCCGACGGAACCCGCTTAATAATATTCGGTGGAATGATCGAGTACGGACGTTACTCTAATGAGGTAtctgattttttgttttgttttgaaaagatttcgCGCACTGTTTTCCAGTCGTACTAAGTGCGTACtgatttatttctttgtttcgaTTTCGATCAAGTCTACGATTTTATATGCGTACGTTAAGTAGTAATTTTATTGAAGTCTTGCCTAGGAGATTTTCAGTGTGTTTGAAAATCATTGATTTCGCTCAAACAATAACGAATGATTATTGATCAGTtcttaaacattaaaaaatccGCGTctcaatccaaaaatttattgttGTCGTATAATTTCTCATCAAACGCGAATCAAAGTTAATTTTAGACGCTAGCTGCAGCGTGTAAATTTGCATGTATCCGGTATTTACACGCTATTAAATCAAGAAGTTACAAAGACACTTATTGAGTATCCAtgaatttcttcatttcattgAGTGTCAGATCGTTTCGCAGTACACAGATGTACTTTTCCAACATCACTTAGTGGTGGGATTTTTCGGTATGCATCCTTCCCGataatataaaattaattacgCTTTACTTTCGAATTGATTGTGAAATATTGAAATTTTatgttttcaagaaaacaaaccaATGTGAATTTAAGCGGAATGTTTGGACAGATTGGGTAGCAAGATAACGCAAGCAACATTGGGAAATCACTTATCGATATTGTCCTCTCTTAAAATAACCTTGGAAATATCTTGATCGTGTTAAGTTCAGTTACGGATAGTGGTCTGATAATATTATTTAACAGCGTTTTATGATAACACTGTTACACTTTCTGTTGATTTTAGGGCTTGCTTAAAAGCTAGTTGTGTCTAGTTCTTGGGTAAACCTAttaaccttgttttttttttttgttctaagAAAAGTATTATTCTCACAGTTTTATAGTGCAATTGTACATTCCAGATATCcaaggcagtttttttttaaattccatGAGATTAGTTTAGCAAAACTGTTGTAAAAAATCAATGAACAAATAAAGCGTTTTGAAGGACTAGATCTTTGAGAAAACACACATCTGTTTGTGTAAGAATAATGTTGCTTCTTTTTGCATTGAATAAGTTATGAGAAATGAATTTTGTTGGCTACTTACGGAGACATTTACAACTGTGACGATCTAGTTACACGTAAAATACTTATttctgcagttcaaatataaTGTTATGGCTTTCATATAATACTATTTTCTACACTATGGGTAATAGTTGTTCGGTTAGGTGGTTATATCtctttatttctgttttttcttttaatttcgaTGACTATAATTAAAAGTTTTTCTATTGTTACACGTGTGTCTTTGGTGTCAccacaacaataatattattgcataCACAAGAGGATTACGGTACGGCCTTTTGAAAACACAACAAGCTCCATCAAAATTTACCAAAAGGACAAAATCTTTGGCAGATGTTTCCACTTAGGAAGAccttagtttttctttttcaaaatcatgTTTATCCAAAGCTTGAGTGTTTTAATAGTTTTAGTACTCCAATCCTGTCTTGTTTTCATCTGAGGTAATCTGCCATTTATGTCAACTTGAGAAATGGGATCAGAGGGTCTCTTAGCAACCTATTTGGTTGACTTCTGTAGACACATCATGTTGAGTAGAAGAGAAGGAGCAATCAGTGTTAAATGAGTACAGAGAATtagatttttaaaaaaaaaacattttgctttcaGATGTATGAACTTCAAGCGAGCCGGTGGGAGTGGAAGAAGCTGAAAGCTAAGGCTCCAAAGCCCCCTGGGATATGTCCCTGTCCACGCCTCGGACATAGCTTCACTGCAGTGGGACACAAAGCTTATCTGTTTGCTGGTCTCGCAAATGATAGTGAAGACCCAAAGAATAACATCCCAAGGTATTGAATGTTTCCTTTCAAAATGTTGATGATTGCATTGTTTGGTAGTTCTAGAAGAGTAAGGATGGAATCTGTTGTCCTCCAAAGTGAGTTGAAATTGAAGGTGTAACAAAGTATGAATTACAgtaaaacaataataagaagaaaaagacGTAGAAAAAGGAGCTAACTATACATTGAATTAAAAGTAACAAAGAAAGACATGTCTGGCAGCCAAAGGAGCCAAGCTTTCTAGTTGGCTGCTACCACAGAGTGGTTACAAGGGGGTATAGGTTATGCAGTACTTATAAAAACTAGTTATGAAGCTCTGGTTAAATTAATTACATGTCTAACTGTCAAGTAGAAAGAGTTTGTATTCTTTTTTTAAACTGTTGAAGAAGAAACACTTAATTTTCATAGATATTGCTTACCAGGGTTGTAATGCCATTATGCCAAACCTTGCTAGGCCATAATTAGTTCTGGAAAATGGTCTGTACAGGTTTGATAAGTGGCATGCCTGGTATTACAATTATGGACAGCCAAAGCTGGTTGGACTAAATGATCAGTTCttcaataattgcaggggtgcctggagaaaagccttaagtgacttctgataaattaccaaattctccttccaaatttccttgaattcagttgtgaatgacgaggagaatttgacattgcatcaaaagtcccctaaggccttattccacacaccccatAATTTATTATGTTACGACAACTTAATCTTTAAAGACAAAGCAGCATTATTTAGGTACTTTATAGCTATGTGTCAATGAAGGCAacctaataaattattatttattttattgtcagATATCTGAATGACCTTTACGTGATTGATATACGGAACAGTAACAACTTACAATGGGAAATACCTTCAACTGTTGGCTCAACACCCTCCCCACGAGAATCACACACATGTGTGGCAACCTCGGACTCCGACAACAAAAGACCCCGGCTCATTGTGTATGGAGGAATGAGTGGATGCCGACTGGGGGATCTTTATCAGTTAGATATTGGTTTGTAAAAGTGTTGTCTTTGTCCACATATATTTATTTCGTGAAAATTAATTGTAAAATGACACAAATGCTCTACTTGTCAATCTGCCCGGGTTTGTTGCTGTGGTTAGGTTTGGTAGTTAGATATCTACATTAAGTTGCAAGACTCCAAGCAGATCATCTCTTGGCAacctaatgagcaaaaatgcaTGCTTTTTTATTACTTGACTGCTGCAGAATCTGTTTGTGAATACCATACACAATGTGAAAGGGGCCAAAGGAAAAAGCGGCTGACTACGCAGGGCCgagcccgaaaaaaaaaatttatcgcACGCAAAGACAATATAATATGATTTTTAAAGAGTTTctgtaaaatatatggaaatatTACAAGGACATTTACAAAGACAATTCTGTAAAGCTGTGGATAAAAGTGGTTGAAAGGTGCTGACATTGATAAAACTTTGGGGCACAAGAATCCTCCTTTAGATGCCTTACTGACTAAAACCACCTCATCTTTTAGTGCTGAGTTGGATGTAGCCCTCTCCTGTTCTAGCTAGTTTGTGTAAAATGCATACAGCAACAAAACAGTTACTGTTTCATTtgcacttaattttttttttggtgtaatTTTTGGACCAGAAGAAACTTTTCTTTTGAAGGTAAacaagtaaatctttctttaTGGCTTTAGAATCAATGACGTGGTCTAAGCCAGCTATTCACAATATGATTCCTCTTCCAAGAAGTCTTCATTCTGCTACCGTCATTGGAAAGAGGTTAGTTGCTATCTGGATTAAATCCAAACATAATGAGAAGGCATTCTGTAGCTTTTAAATTGGTTAGAAAACTAAACCCTTTGTGTGCGTTGCAGTCAGTCATCATTACATGAAAATGTCTTCTCTTACCTCTTCAGTGAGTTAAGTAGATGTGTGATTAATTATGGTGTGGAAATTTTtaaatatgtttttgttttgttcttgttgttgttgtttttagaatgTTTGTCTTTGGTGGCTGGGTGCCTCTTGTAATGGATGAAGTGAAAGGACGACAAGATGAAAAAGAGTGGAAATGCACAAATTCTCTGGCCTGTTTGAATTTAGGTTTGTTGTGTTGGAAGCTTAAATAccatgaagaaaaaaatcactTCTATTGTAACTACATGTAGAGTATGCTGGTACAGTGATTTACAGTTCATGTCATTACGAAATTGTTAGACTTGACATCCTTAAGCTGACAAAAAGtaattatattgttttgttttcagaaacAATGTCTTGGGAGAATGTTGTGATGGATCAGTATGATGACTCAATTCCAAGGGCAAGGGCAGGACACTGCAGTGTAGCTGTGAGTAAATAAGAAAGCATGTGGAGTTCCACGCATGCTCAAGTTTACCAAAACTCCTTGACAACAACTGGCCGCAGTTGCTCCTGGTTGTTTGCTtggttaaactttgtttaaactttgtttaacctcGTTTTTTCGCAAGATGAAGCATTTAATAGTGTCTTAAGGACAGTGGGTAAATACACTGTTTTCTTTGTCGACATTGTCCAACAAGGTAGATGTATGTAAAAAGTGTCTTTGTCGGAGAGCTGGATTGGCAAAGTCATGCGAACAATTATTGCCTTCCACCAACAtggcctgggtttgattccTGCATTGACGCCgtgtgtgggttgagtttgttgattcTCTACTATGCTCTGATAAATTTTTCTCAggctactccggttttcccctctcttgATAAAGtaatatttcttgatttcagTTGATTTTATTCATATTGTCCTCATTCAGCTAGAGACttcaataaagttattattgttattgtaagTAGTAGTGGTAGCAGTACGAGTAGTGtcgttgttgttgatgttgttgttgttattattattattattattaatattattattattattaatattattattacaattattacttTAAGTCTCCTGTCCATTTTGAGTAGAAGAATGGGAGGCCTTCATGTTTTGTTATGTTTCCATCAAACTGTAGTATTTAGcagagaaaacaacaaaaggaaTGGTTGATTGGTCCATTTGTTGTCATACTTTGATAACACTGAGGtacattgttgttgttagatCAACACTAGATTGTACATGTGGAGTGGCAGAGATGGCTACAGAAAAGCTTGGAACAACCAGGTAAAATACTCTTCTGCAAAAGATTGCCCTCTTTCCTGGCAgtaccttaaggacggtgcctactaattgaagatattttttccccggtgtgtgattatgcaggaaatgtagatcttaacaagtcctattgaaatccaaaaagaaaattgggggtaaccacgcatttttcaaagataattcatgaataatatctgtaaaatgctttaaaatgcaaagcaatgtatggcgttctttctcaaattgaagcttaattatctctcaaaaatgcatggttaccctcaattttctttttggatagcaagagcacttactaagatctacgttctccggatagttttaaaccgagCAGAAATattcctgtattagtaagcattggcgataggaaatccgagtatctggagatgcgcagaacgtatgcgcaataacaatagtaggcaccgtccttaaacccAACCATGTGCCTTcacctgagtcttccagccatCCATCACATTGAGTTCTGTTGGGAAATATGGAAAGGAAGACAACTGAACTaacaaaagcacaaaattaCCACATATTGCTCTCATGTGCAGTTTTCCAAATAGGAGGTGGGCAAGTATCAGGTCAAAACTTGACAAAGCTTTTTGACTTAGTTTAACTAAGAAAGTGTAGACATTCTTTGTTATTGGCCCCAAAAGCACTTTGCCCCAGAATCTTACGTTGAATACTGCCTTAACTGGAAAACCCGCGGCATAGCACTGTTTTGTTTACTATGGAAATCACATTTATCCACATTAAATGATGCAGCCTTGCTTTGTTTAAGGTCTGCTGCAAAGACTTGTGGTTTCTTGAAACAGGTGTGTACAGCAgtttacctttgtttttactttatttgtcattttttatacgtttgtttgtttttctttcaagctttttttctttacttactATTTTTGACCAGTTATTATATTTCTCATTTTCTGTAGAAAAACCTCCCGCTCCAAGTCGTGTGCAGCTAGTACGAGCAAGTACCGCAACCCTGGAGGTTTGCTGGGGGACAGTGCCAACTGGTATGTGTCATTGCTGACACTCTGTGTGTTTCTCACTTATCTCCAGAAACGCACGTCATtagatacacgaaaatttggtttatcaacggagttgataatgtaaattgaccaccgtacagagattgggaagctgacgtttcgagcgttagcccttcgctctgacgaagggctaacgctcgaaacgtcagcttcccaatctctgtacggtggtcaatttacattatcaactccgttgataaaccaaattttcgtgtatcactcccccaccgacgcagcaccacagtttctttagaaactaaccccctttagtCATTAGATACAGTCTCTCTTTTAATAAAGTGTCCACTTAAGTCTAAGCGTAAGCCATCTCGTTGTAACTTTggggttagcgtttgtgttcgGGTTAGCATTAGGGTTTGCTGTTTGTCTCCTTGAGGAGAAGAGTTGACCTTTACTCTCCGTATTTCTTGCCAGAAatgatggtgaagtttacgagAAAGGCGAGGAGACACTTTGTGTCGCTTATTGAAAGCGGCATCCGTCTCAttgagtgcatttctggacacaaCTCCTCAAAAGCTGTAGGCAATCACTGTCTTCTAGGCTTTATCTTACTACTAGTGTTTTGTATTCTATATTGATTTTGTTTGTTAATTTCGTTCTCAGCTGACGCTTACCTGCTGCAGTTGCAGAAATACGAACTTCCTACCACCTCTCCAGCCACCCAGTCGAAGCCATCTTTCTCGCCAAGTGCATCAGGAAGCTCTCTCATGATGAAGACTCCAAGCCCAGCGGCTACAACTCCACCCAAGGTAGCAGTGAAGGCATCACCAAGCAACACAGCCCCAGCTACACCAACAAGCCATTTGGGAAATACGCAGAAGGTTATGATGCCATCTCCGTCTCATCCTGCCAAGCCCAAGGTGCAACCAGGAACGGCAACCGTAAAACCAGTGAGTACTGTGCAAAGGCAGAGTTCTACTGCAAGTTCAGTGCATGTTGCAAGTAAGTCATCTGCGGTGCCAACCACAAGTGCTTCCACAGCACATGCATCAACAGCATCAGGTGTTAAGGCTGTTGTACAAGGTCAGGTAGTCAGTCAAGGCCAGGGATCCGCGGCGACACCGATAGCCAACCAGGGACTTGCTTTGTTGCGAACACCAGTGCAGCTCCCACCAGGTGTGCAAGCCACCATGATAACCAACGCACAAGGAATCCCAGTCATGCGACTTCAAGGGACTGGCATCCAAGGCACCGCGCCAGTAACCATCGTCACTTCGCAAGTAGGAGCAACACAGCTTCAGGGTGCAACTATTGTCCGCATGGCGTCACCCATTGGAACGGTCTCCAGTGGAGCCACCTCAGGGACCGTGCTACGGTTACCAGTGCAGAGTGCAGGTACGAATGTTCCGGGGACAGCAGTGCTTAAAATCCCAGTTACTTCTTCAGTCCAGATGCCAGGCACAGCCGGCTTGACACTGACAGCTGTGGCTGGGAGCAGTGGCCAGACTGTGATCCGACAACAGCTCCCAGTTACTCTCCCCGCCAACTTGCCCCCCGGAACGCAGCTTAAAATGGGACCGCAAGGTCAGCTGACAGCAGTAGGACCAGGTGGTATTCCTGTGCAGTTGACATTGCAAAACGTCAAAGGCCAACAAGTTGCCACTGGAATCCAATTGCAGCAAGCAGCTGCTTTGGGAACTCCAACGGTCGTTCAGCTGACTGGTGCGTCACCGGTCAAGGTTTGTACCTCACAGCTGTCACCACAAAAAGTTGTGCAAGGAACGCAAAGCTCCGTGGCGAGCAACAGACCGGCAGTAACTATGACAACCGTATCAGCTGCCAAAGTAGTGATGACCACAGCCTCTGTGACGCGACCATCCGCCGCTGTGGCAGGACAGACTGTGACTGTCACAAAGAAGACTGCGCCTATTGTTGTATCATCGGCCGCTGGTGTACTCCATCCTCAGAAAACGTCTCTAGTAACCTCAGTTGCACCCCGCTCTACTGCGGTCGTGAACTCTCCCTCTTCCGGCAAGCAGACCACTGCAGTAACCACGACAACTACACAGACCACGAAGCCAGCGGTGACAACCTCAGCGACGCCGTTGTTGGAAAGACCAACGACCACTGCGGCGTCAGTGCCAAAGACAACATCCACGGCGGACGCTCAGGTGAAAGTTCAAGCGTCGCAGCTGGTTACCACGTGTGTGACCCCTAAACTTACTACCACAGCAAGTAGTCTTACCACCACAGC
This genomic stretch from Acropora muricata isolate sample 2 chromosome 5, ASM3666990v1, whole genome shotgun sequence harbors:
- the LOC136918408 gene encoding host cell factor 2-like isoform X1 encodes the protein MAATMKWKRVTNSSGPVPRPRHGHRAVSIRELMVVFGGGNEGIVDELHVYNTATNQWFVPAVRGDVPPGCAAYGFIADGTRLIIFGGMIEYGRYSNEMYELQASRWEWKKLKAKAPKPPGICPCPRLGHSFTAVGHKAYLFAGLANDSEDPKNNIPRYLNDLYVIDIRNSNNLQWEIPSTVGSTPSPRESHTCVATSDSDNKRPRLIVYGGMSGCRLGDLYQLDIESMTWSKPAIHNMIPLPRSLHSATVIGKRMFVFGGWVPLVMDEVKGRQDEKEWKCTNSLACLNLETMSWENVVMDQYDDSIPRARAGHCSVAINTRLYMWSGRDGYRKAWNNQVCCKDLWFLETEKPPAPSRVQLVRASTATLEVCWGTVPTADAYLLQLQKYELPTTSPATQSKPSFSPSASGSSLMMKTPSPAATTPPKVAVKASPSNTAPATPTSHLGNTQKVMMPSPSHPAKPKVQPGTATVKPVSTVQRQSSTASSVHVASKSSAVPTTSASTAHASTASGVKAVVQGQVVSQGQGSAATPIANQGLALLRTPVQLPPGVQATMITNAQGIPVMRLQGTGIQGTAPVTIVTSQVGATQLQGATIVRMASPIGTVSSGATSGTVLRLPVQSAGTNVPGTAVLKIPVTSSVQMPGTAGLTLTAVAGSSGQTVIRQQLPVTLPANLPPGTQLKMGPQGQLTAVGPGGIPVQLTLQNVKGQQVATGIQLQQAAALGTPTVVQLTGASPVKVCTSQLSPQKVVQGTQSSVASNRPAVTMTTVSAAKVVMTTASVTRPSAAVAGQTVTVTKKTAPIVVSSAAGVLHPQKTSLVTSVAPRSTAVVNSPSSGKQTTAVTTTTTQTTKPAVTTSATPLLERPTTTAASVPKTTSTADAQVKVQASQLVTTCVTPKLTTTASSLTTTASTPVVKIASTDTTCVAKSTSQNVTKAATPASTPAKAVISVAVPTAAESTTPALAQMSRSAAPSLPNTASVRSVGVSGAPLVSSSATSASISTPVVTATSSVAVTSVPTTTATGISTAKISTSLTTADAASSSPVTCTAVTRTVNGGAGIKVERVATPSSASKAPKLTKTTYTRKIQLSNQWYDVGIVKGISMIVSHYYLSTENATSDESNLDVESGSEQSLKKQELLPGTAYKFRVAAINACGRGAFSDVSAFKTCLPGFPGAPSAIKISKNAEGAHLSWEAPSNAAGNVSEYSVYLAIRSQSTNQSEADKPVAGLTSTSSTPVQLAFVRVYCGAQATCTVSTATLQSAHIDFSTKPAIIFRIAAKNDKGYGPATQVRWLQDVRDLKDGQLAVKTATKRPVADSRSADSSKRAKKEKKDDKVTKKEKEPDAGGESSSSKENKET